The following coding sequences lie in one Megalodesulfovibrio gigas DSM 1382 = ATCC 19364 genomic window:
- a CDS encoding tyrosine-type recombinase/integrase, translated as MKVQPITELRHIRSIKRLLADNPRDKLLFVMGINSGLRVQDLLALKVSDVRNLAVGARVSIKEKKTGKSNVLLINKEISSALQEYFASTSLEDWHYLFKSRKGHNYPLTTFAVTKYVKKWCEAINLKGNFGAHTLRKTWTYMQRTVHGTSWEVLAKRLNHSTPAVTMRYMGIQAEEVEAVLLKDI; from the coding sequence ATGAAAGTCCAACCGATCACCGAATTGCGCCACATCCGCAGCATCAAACGACTGTTGGCGGACAACCCACGAGACAAACTGCTGTTTGTGATGGGCATCAACTCTGGCCTTAGGGTACAAGACTTGTTGGCCCTCAAGGTATCGGATGTACGAAACCTGGCCGTTGGTGCACGAGTTAGCATCAAGGAAAAGAAAACTGGAAAATCGAATGTACTGTTGATTAACAAAGAAATCTCCAGTGCATTGCAAGAGTACTTTGCATCGACTTCACTGGAAGATTGGCATTACTTATTCAAAAGCCGGAAAGGTCACAATTATCCTTTGACGACATTTGCAGTGACAAAATACGTCAAGAAATGGTGCGAGGCAATCAATCTAAAAGGCAACTTCGGTGCGCATACTTTGCGCAAAACATGGACCTACATGCAACGAACCGTTCACGGCACCAGTTGGGAAGTTCTGGCCAAACGGCTGAATCACAGCACTCCGGCCGTCACCATGCGCTACATGGGCATCCAGGCCGAGGAGGTGGAGGCGGTGTTGCTCAAGGACATCTGA
- a CDS encoding helix-turn-helix domain-containing protein has translation MMEKRSSALKQIQTAFGDRLKARRDLLGLTQDVVAQKTGISRAAIQAYESGKIPKGDYLLTLSEVLNCSVDWLLKGGMTCECAPVPVANGAQTTPAYPQPPEEDFKMSDMVTKTIEVLESDTIYRTALASNINAFHQAVRSERLLAQLEERVAVLEAREERWAQIEARMAELERENAGLTRRPERQDENTAKAVGADG, from the coding sequence ATGATGGAAAAACGTTCGTCGGCCTTGAAGCAAATCCAAACCGCCTTCGGAGACAGATTGAAGGCGCGGCGAGATTTATTGGGCCTAACGCAGGACGTTGTAGCTCAAAAAACTGGCATTAGCCGCGCGGCCATCCAAGCCTACGAGTCTGGCAAAATTCCCAAGGGAGATTATTTACTGACGCTGTCCGAAGTCTTAAATTGCTCCGTTGATTGGCTTCTGAAGGGGGGCATGACATGTGAATGTGCTCCTGTGCCCGTTGCAAATGGAGCTCAAACAACCCCTGCTTACCCCCAGCCTCCTGAAGAAGACTTCAAAATGTCGGACATGGTCACAAAGACCATTGAAGTTTTGGAGTCAGACACAATTTACAGGACCGCGCTCGCTAGCAATATCAATGCGTTTCACCAAGCGGTGAGAAGCGAACGGCTGCTTGCCCAACTGGAGGAACGTGTGGCGGTACTGGAAGCCAGGGAAGAACGCTGGGCGCAGATCGAGGCCAGAATGGCCGAGCTGGAAAGGGAGAACGCGGGCCTAACGCGCAGGCCGGAACGTCAGGACGAGAACACCGCAAAGGCGGTGGGTGCGGACGGGTAA
- the rho gene encoding transcription termination factor Rho has translation MHLSELKLKSMTDLMLLAEQFNIENASSMRKQELIFALLQSCASQNGAIYGDGVLEILPDGFGFLRSPMYSYMPGPDDIYVSPSQIRRFSLRKGDIVSGQIRPPKEGERYFALLRVSEICLEAPEKAKNIVLFDNLTPIYPDRRYIMETTESNFSGRVVDLLSPIGCGQRGLIVAPPRTGKTMLLQSIANSINANHPDVYLIVLLIDERPEEVTDMERNVRAEVVSSTFDEPPTRHVQVAEMIMEKAKRLTERKRDVVVLLDSITRLGRAYNAVTPSSGRVLSGGLDANALQRPKRFFGAARNIEEGGSLTIIATALIDTGSRMDEVIFEEFKGTGNMEIYLDRHIAEKRTFPAIDINRSGTRKEELLLPDEVLNRVWILRKVLAPMNSMDSMDFLLSKMRGTKTNREFLDVMNR, from the coding sequence CTGCACCTCTCCGAGCTCAAGCTCAAAAGCATGACCGACCTCATGCTGCTGGCCGAGCAGTTCAACATCGAAAACGCCAGCTCCATGCGCAAACAGGAGCTCATCTTCGCCCTGCTGCAAAGCTGCGCCTCCCAGAACGGCGCCATCTACGGCGACGGCGTGCTGGAAATTCTCCCCGACGGTTTCGGCTTTCTGCGCTCCCCCATGTACAGCTACATGCCGGGCCCGGACGACATCTACGTCTCCCCCTCGCAGATCCGCCGCTTCTCCCTGCGCAAGGGCGACATCGTCTCCGGCCAGATTCGCCCCCCCAAGGAAGGCGAACGCTACTTTGCCCTGTTGCGAGTGAGCGAAATCTGCCTGGAAGCGCCGGAAAAAGCCAAGAACATCGTCCTGTTCGATAACCTCACCCCCATCTATCCCGACCGCCGCTACATCATGGAGACCACCGAGTCCAACTTCTCGGGCCGCGTGGTGGATCTCCTCTCCCCCATCGGCTGCGGGCAGCGCGGGCTCATCGTGGCCCCCCCGCGCACGGGCAAGACGATGCTGCTGCAGTCCATCGCCAACTCCATCAACGCCAACCATCCTGACGTCTACCTCATCGTCCTGCTCATCGACGAACGCCCCGAGGAAGTGACGGACATGGAACGCAACGTGCGGGCCGAGGTGGTCTCCTCCACCTTCGACGAACCCCCCACCCGCCACGTGCAGGTTGCCGAAATGATTATGGAGAAGGCCAAGCGCCTCACCGAGCGCAAACGCGACGTGGTGGTGCTGCTGGATTCCATCACCCGCCTGGGCCGGGCGTACAACGCCGTCACCCCCTCCTCCGGCCGCGTGCTCTCCGGCGGCCTGGACGCCAACGCCCTGCAGCGGCCCAAGCGCTTCTTCGGCGCCGCCCGCAACATCGAAGAAGGCGGCAGCCTGACCATCATCGCCACCGCCCTCATCGACACCGGCTCGCGCATGGATGAAGTGATTTTTGAAGAATTCAAGGGCACCGGCAACATGGAGATCTACCTTGATCGCCACATCGCCGAAAAGCGCACCTTCCCGGCCATCGATATCAACCGCTCCGGCACCCGCAAGGAAGAACTGCTGCTGCCCGATGAGGTGCTGAACCGCGTCTGGATCCTGCGCAAGGTGCTTGCTCCCATGAACTCCATGGATTCCATGGATTTCTTGCTCTCCAAGATGCGCGGCACCAAGACCAACCGCGAGTTCCTGGACGTGATGAACCGCTAA